A genomic stretch from Strix aluco isolate bStrAlu1 chromosome 12, bStrAlu1.hap1, whole genome shotgun sequence includes:
- the LCTL gene encoding lactase-like protein isoform X1 translates to MINYFNDYANLCFEKFGDRVKHWITFSNPWAVAEKGYETGEHAPGLKLGGCGAYQAAHHIIKTHAKVWHSYNNTWRSEQQGMVGISLTSGWGEPVDPHSQTDRDAAERYIQFHLGWFANPIYKGDYPEVMKNYVGRKSAQQGLGKSRLPTFSVQEKTYIKGTSDFLGIGHFTTRYVLQKSFPFLRASSYHTDHELAELVDPKWPAPGPKWLYSVPWGFRRLLNFIKTQYGNPLIYVTENGVSEKVQCTQLCDEWRIEYLKGYINEILKALNDGVNVKGYTAWSLLDKFEWNKGFSERFGFYHVDFKNKNKPRYPKASVDYYKKIITANGFPNQREVENWYQRSMDTCSTAHQLLAADSLITHMEMVTEIALPTVFTLCILISIVLLIFYLRNHS, encoded by the exons atgataaattattttaatgattatGCAAATCTGTGTTTTGAGAAGTTTGGCGATCGTGTGAAACACTGGATTACTTTTAGTAATCCTTGG GCAGTTGCTGAAAAGGGTTACGAAACAGGAGAACATGCACCAGGACTGAAGCTCGGTGGATGTGGAGCATACCAAGCAGCACACCACATAATTAAA acTCATGCGAAGGTATGGCACTCTTACAATAACACATGGCGCAGTGAGCAGCAAG GTATGGTTGGAATTTCCCTGACTAGTGGCTGGGGTGAACCTGTTGATCCACATAGCCAAACAGATAGAGACGCTGCTGAAAGATATATACAGTTTCATTTGGGATGGTTTGCAAATCCAATTTACAAAGGAGACTATCCAGAAGTTATGAAGAATTATGTAG GTAGGAAGAGTGCCCAGCAGGGCCTGGGGAAATCAAGATTACCAACCTTCTCAGTGCAAGAGAAAACCTATATTAAAGGCACATCGGATTTCCTGGGAATAGGTCATTTTACTACTCGTTATGTTCTACAAAAGAGCTTTCCCTTTCTACGAGCGTCAAGTTACCACACTGACCATGAGCTGGCTGAGCTGGTGGACCCAAAATGGCCAGCTCCAGGACCCAAATGGTTATACTCTGTGCCTTGGGGATTCAGAAGATTGCTCAACTTCATTAAG ACACAGTATGGGAACCCTCTCATTTATGTGACAGAGAATGGAGTTTCTGAAAAGGTACAGTGTACTCAGCTGTGTGATGAATGGCGGATAGAATATCTGAAAGGATATATTAATGAAATACTGAAAG CTCTAAATGATGGTGTTAATGTCAAAGGTTATACTGCCTGGTCACTGCTGGATAAATTTGAATGGAACAAAGGCTTCTCCGAAAGATTTGGATTTTATcatgttgattttaaaaacaagaacaaaccaCGATACCCAAAGGCATCCGTTGACTATTACAAAAAGATTATCACTGCAAATGGATTCCCAAATCAAAGAGAG GTGGAAAATTGGTATCAGAGGTCCATGGACACTTGCTCTACTGCACACCAACTCCTTGCTGCAG